One window of the Helicoverpa zea isolate HzStark_Cry1AcR chromosome 7, ilHelZeax1.1, whole genome shotgun sequence genome contains the following:
- the LOC124632149 gene encoding protein ALP1-like — protein MASSEDLGVVAAMSFGLTYFYWKKNNEQRRKRKRLQRRWWMITVHKNRTKKFIEEKFVELLREPSGEFDNFCRMTFTDFEILLSKISPIISKQDTDFREAIPAKFRLIMTLRFLASGDSYRSLHYLFKVSKASISGIIREVTRALNEVLKDEVKMPTTADGWLDIEQGFRRKFPHCIGSIDGKHIVMENPYHSGTEFYNYKKTFSIVLMALVDSNYKFIFADIGSQGRISDGGVFNNSLLWKKICRNELDLPTPCPLPGSNIDVPYVFIGDGAFALSTHVMKPYPGNHDSDSQKRIFNKCLSKSRVVVENTFGILSAVFRIFRRPIDLAPDMVSQLTMTCVLLHNFLRNSKNSAARYTPPGTFDEYNDNGNLTRPGSWRTNADGYNAIRDLPMIARRSPLNAREVRDEFSSYFYRAIH, from the exons atggcgagcagcgaggatctcggtgttgttgctgccatgtcctttggcttaacttatttttattggaaaaagaataaTGAACAACggagaaaaagaaaaagactGCAAAGAAGGTGGTGGATGATAACAGTTCACAAAAATCGTAccaa GAAGTTCATAGAAGAAAAATTTGTTGAGCTCTTGCGTGAACCGTCTGGAGAGTTCGATAATTTTTGTCGAATGACCTTTACTGATTTTGAAATTCTGCTGAGTAAAATTTCACCGATAATTTCTAAGCAAGACACAGATTTCAGAGAAGCTATTCCAGCAAAATTTCGCCTTATCATGACGCTAAGATTTTTAGCATCTGGTGATAGCTACAGAAGTCTACACTATCTGTTTAAAGTCTCCAAAGCATCTATATCAGGAATTATACGGGAAGTCACTAGAGCACTCAATGAAGTTCTAAAAGATGAAGTAAAG ATGCCCACAACAGCGGACGGTTGGTTAGATATCGAACAAGGATTTAGAAGAAAATTTCCACACTGTATCGGGTCAATAGACGGGAAGCATATCGTAATGGAAAATCCTTATCACAGTGGAACCGAGTTTTataactataagaaaacttttaGCATTGTTCTAATGGCACTAGTGGATAGcaattataaatttatatttgccGACATAGGAAGCCAAGGAAGAATAAGTGATGGTGGTGTATTCAACAATTCATTGTTATGGAAAAAAATCTGTAGAAACGAATTAGATCTACCCACACCATGTCCTCTTCCCGGATCAAATATTGATGTGCCATATGTCTTCATAGGCGATGGTGCTTTTGCACTCAGTACACATGTAATGAAACCATACCCTGGCAATCATGATTCGGATTCACAAAAAAggatatttaataaatgtctGTCCAAATCCCGAGTTGTGGTGGAAAACACATTTGGAATCTTAAGTGCAGTATTTAGAATATTTCGACGACCAATTGATCTGGCTCCAGATATGGTATCACAATTGACAATGACATGTGTACTGCTACACAACTTTCTCAGAAACAGTAAAAATTCCGCAGCAAGATATACTCCTCCAGGAACGTTTGATGAATACAATGATAACGGCAATCTGACAAGGCCTGGATCGTGGCGAACAAACGCAGATGGATATAACGCGATAAGAGATTTGCCAATGATAGCACGAAGATCACCTCTGAACGCTAGAGAAGTCAGGGACgaattttcttcatatttttataggGCTATCCACTaa
- the LOC124632150 gene encoding uncharacterized protein LOC124632150 gives MMESFLLPVYTCRATLNTEETPSTSSPSESHDSQIPKGPFENETTPELYETIDNGRTYSEVMETIQSPRTPTSQMQLTQAKNSRRRSVPNTAEQQMATAFGQLTNILGQRQSHTAIKEDDECDLYAKLLATKLRELSKDERKLVMYEIDGIFVNRIQCRLPRRETPSPLYSNPYSRPPSVSTSCRPQAKRSRPSSTLSSYSEPISTIHASNQPVELSDQRISIQCANDLLMQTPSFQSATAHSIQPPSFQSANTHSLVQSDIYSVQSPYLLSTNTYSTQPAHTQSAITYSIQPAHTQSANTYSIQTAHTQSANTDSIQSKRNIIQIALGNSFEDPNDLMKQVNHE, from the exons ATGATGGAGTCCTTTCTGCTGCCTGTTTATACCTGTAGGGCTACACTCAACACAGAAGag ACACCATCAACGTCATCACCATCAGAATCACATGATTCACAAATACCAAAGGGACcttttgaaaatgaaacaacaCCGGAACTATACGAAACTATCGACAACGGAAGAACTTATAGCGAAGTGATGGAAACAATCCAATCGCCAAGGACTCCAACCTCACAGATGCAACTTACTCAAGCAAAAAATAGCCGTCGTCGTTCAGTACCTAATACAGCCGAGCAGCAAATGGCTACAGCATTCGGTCAATTGACTAATATTTTAGGACAACGTCAATCACATACTGCAATTAAAGAAGATGATGAATGCGATCTCTACGCCAAGCTTTTGGCTACAAAACTGCGAGAACTATCCAAAGACGAACGCAAATTAGTCATGTATGAAATAGATGGCATATTTGTTAATAGAATTCAGTGCAGGCTACCTAGACGTGAAACACCATCTCCACTGTATTCAAACCCATATTCTAGACCACCGTCAGTATCGACTTCATGCAGACCACAAGCGAAGCGAAGCCGACCTTCAAGTACTTTAAGCTCATATTCCGAACCAATTTCAACCATTCATGCATCAAATCAACCTGTTGAACTCTCAGATCAACGCATATCTATTCAATGTGCAAACGACCTTTTAATGCAAACCCCATCCTTTCAATCTGCAACTGCACACTCAATCCAACCCCCATCTTTTCAGTCCGCAAACACACATTCACTAGTCCAGTCAGACATTTATTCAGTTCAATCTCCATATCTTCTATCCACAAACACGTACTCAACCCAACCTGCACACACACAATCCGCAATCACGTATTCAATCCAACCTGCACACACACAATCCGCAAACACGTATTCAATCCAAACTGCACACACACAATCCGCAAATACGGACTCAATCCAGAGTAAACGTAACATTATACAAATTGCATTAGGAAATTCATTTGAAGATCCAAATGATCTAATGAAACAAGTGAACCATGAATGA
- the LOC124632180 gene encoding uncharacterized protein LOC124632180: protein MFKWSGLIPLVGVLIKWCLILLSITEKIQWSFLANAMPAMLQILAYNWYGEQVRLKGSELTTALLEFDWTSMRNKDKKNYLIIICYMEKQFSIKTALGNDLSLVTITSIFKASYEVFTLLRST, encoded by the exons atgtttaagtGGTCTGGTTTAATTCCACTGGTGGGGGTTCTGATCAAATGGTGTCtaatattattgtcaattaCAGAG aaaATACAATGGAGTTTTTTGGCCAACGCGATGCCTGCTATGTTGCAAATTCTTGCATACAACTGGTATGGTGAACAAGTTAGACTAAAG GGCTCGGAGCTAACCACCGCTTTGCTGGAATTCGATTGGACAAGCATGCGTAACAAAGATAAAAAGAATTACCTTATAATTATCTGCTACATGGAAAAACAATTTAGCATCAAAACAGCTTTGGGCAATGATCTGTCTTTAGTAACAATAACTTCG ATCTTCAAAGCAAGTTACGAAGTCTTCACACTACTCAGGtcaacataa